GAAGCAGATGCGTGGACAGTATTGAGGTGACTTGAGAGCAGTGGTGCTACTTAAGCCCATCCAGTTTTACAAAAGTTGTTTTATTGCACATCTAGGGTTTTATATAAGTGTCTTGAGTGCGTGTCCTTAAGCTTCTGAATATTGTGTGTGAAGATTGTGAAAACGCAGCTTGTTTACAAAAGGGGAAGGGTTCTCCAATCGTTAACCAGGATTGATTTGGGACCAGCAGTGGGGAATTTAGCTATTTGCACAGATTACTAGATTCTACTTTTGCTGCTAGTTTGTGTAATTTATTAAGCATTtttgacaaatatttatttttataagccTAAAAGTGATAGTTTCAAGAAACTTGACCAAAAGACAGTACAAAAACACTGGCACTTGAATGTTGAATGTCACCCGTATGCGTGAAACTTATATTTTTCGGGGTAGTGTGAGCTTTTTAATGTTTAAGGTCATTTTGGACTCCACGTCTGTAATTGGTATCTCTGACGAAACGAATCGATCCAATCAGTCAAACTCTGAATTGACGGCCCAAATTTgaaagaaacacaaacatgccaagGTTTGGAAAAAGTTacagaaatatttttgtaaacgTGTATCAGTGCAAAGTGTTCAGATTCTCCAgttcttttgtttttcaattcaattttttttcttttttttttttgaaccccCAGTGAATGTCTGGCACACGGCAATCTTAAGTAACAAAAACATGTGGTTATTCTCTTGTTGCGTTTGAATATTTGGGCTCTGGTGCTGGTGTTCTCTCACAGGTTTGGCTGAAGATTCAGTCTTAATTACAGAAGCAGTTATGGGTGTAGTGTTTAAAGCATGCAATGAAAGGCTTTTAATTGACCAAATCATGTGATGGAACATCACCAGAGCCCTTAGAGTTAGAGTATTTGCTTTATGTGCTAGTTTAGAGGCTGTGCACTGcacgaaaaaataaaatgtgtttattgtatGATTTTACCAAATTAAAGTTGGCAATTGCAAATATAGAAACTGCTGTCATCTTTGTCACATGTGATTGAATCCTAAAACCCTGCGGTTTGCTTAAGGGTTAGTTCAGTCGAAAAAGAACTGTTtatttgccttaaaaaaaaaaaaaaaaaaatcagattttggcTCCCTatttgccaagttcataaatgaggTCACTGATTTGGAGAAAAAACGCAAACcgatttattttcaatataaaaagtgaaatgtggctggatattttttttaaacctttttaattagtcttgggcatgtcaaagactAGTAaaaacattggctttgatgcattgttagttatTTTGCAGCATTAGAGTTTTACTTTtgctccctcatttattgttcgtggctgtttttgccccttTGTCTTCCATTATAAGGACACTTTTTGATTGCAAAGACATGACACCATAAAATCATGAATTCTTGATGGTCGGTGgtttttccctgttgggaagaggtaaaaaaaattatttttatggttGATCACTAGGTGGAACCTTTAACCCTTTATATaggcctgtgaaaaaaaaaaaaaaaacagcttagtttctggcttgtatatggagtataacaacagcatattatattgtgtgtgagagagacctttgcgcactcACCTTCATCAACCATTAAAATATACACCACAGCTCTCAGACCTACACGGAGTACaaataaagtgtatttatgcacctgctgccttttaatggtgtgGAGATGTACAGACTAAACAGAAACCaggtggatttaaacacttgcatgccatcctgcCAGTGGTGGGAAGTAACGAATTACAACTACTCAGGTTACTGTAATTAAGTAGTTTTTTCGGGTATttgtacttttttgagtatatttttaaagctgtacttttacttgaagTACAAATGAAGCAAAATCTACTTCGTTACTTTTAAATCATAGTTCGTTACTGAGTACGCATACAATTGGAATTGATATTCAATTTTTCGACAGCACTTCAGCAGCCATTTGAAATATCTGATCGTAAACGGACCAATCACAACGCTGATATCTGAACCGCGCGGGAACAGCGCCACTGCATCATTTAAAGCGCTAAAACCAGCTGTCAGATGTTTTCGCGCCACTCCCGGTTGCTGAGCAATATGCGTGAGTTGGACAGTTGCCTGTCAGAGTGACTCAGTTGTTTTTTAGGATTGTAAATTTAAtctagtaaaagaaatggacagatGCAAGCAGTGTGTGGACAGTGCACAGTAAAAGTGTACTGCATGTGCGCAGCTTTCAtaatatgatacatacatttaattaactttttttttttataattctgcaATTTTGCGCACCGTCCAGCAGATGGCGCCCCAGGCGGCCGCCTGTCGGCAAAGCCGGCCCTGGCTCCTGGAATAAATTTTGTAAAAAGTTATCAACCATTCAGAATAGATCCACACCTGACCGATGAAAATCCTTCTAGAAATGTTATTGGTTTTAAGTGAAATGCACCAGAAAGTCTTTAACAAAGATGGAACTTTAATTTCTTTACCATGTTTTTCGAATCACCAAGCATGAGAggatgttctagtacacccccaaaacaaattcaagacattgtaaaagagcataataggacccctttaaccaCTCCTATCCAACCAAGGTATTGAAGTTTAAAAAATCCCTGTATCATGAACACTAATTAACATACTTTGTCAAAAAGATAAAAGTGGGttttgttcaaagttgcatttattcattAACATAGATCTTTGATATGAATGTTTTTGGTGACTACATATTGCCAGctaaaaagtaactagtaacttgtACTCTTGAGTATTTTTTGAGAAGAGTACTTTtcacttttacttaagtactgttttgacagcagtacttttacttgtaatttAGTATTTTTTCATCAGTGTAAcagtacttgtacttaagtacaaattttcagtactctttccaccactgcatcctgctggtcatttgatggtgagaagagcagcaagcaacacgagaaagggcttgacttggcTTGACCTAACCCTTGtaaccaaagttttagaaatgataatgcagcttgacccctccagcgagctgcagttTTATTTGAAGTTGGTGTTGCATTTTGCTTCataatacattatattcataaatctgatgcaaagtagatttttttttttttacagaaaaatcaAATAGTAtatcattaaaggattttaaggttttaaactggctttaccatcaagaaaagacaagcatATCACACATAGGCCATCCGTACTcctcaccatcaaaaggcagcaggtgcataaatacacttactttgtttttgtttactccatgtagttctgagagctgaggtgcatACTTTGGTTTtctcagatacatcaaggtaagggCACAAAGGTctgtctttccctctctctctcacacacacacacacacacttctggacCCTTGATGGCATAACGCTTCGTCCCTGGAGTCATACCTCTGGCAGGCTGAAAGAAGTGAGTTGTCTCCATATTGGTGGAAAACCACACTTTGCCATTTTTCCCAATTCACCCTGATACAGGATCCTCTGAATCCTATTCGccttggggtcacttcatctacagtgatatcgttgacttgatttcaaataaatgcacagacactatttaactgaacagagatgacatcactgaattcaatgatgaactgcctttaactatcattctgcattattgagacactgttttcctaatgaatgttgttcagttgctttgacgcaatgtattttgtttaaagcgctatataaataaaggtgattgatttattgattgattgattgattgagtggAAGCTGGAGAGAATGATGAGGATGCCACAAGAGGATCTGACTCTCCTGAGTCTGTGGTATCAGAGGGAGAAGATAATAAATCCTGCAGCTCGCTGGAGAGGTCAGGCTGCATACTCATTTCTaaactttggtacaagtcaagccctttctcatgTTGcatgctgctcttctcaccatcaaatgacgAGCAGGATTGCATGcaatctggggctctagttgtcctggtctccgctgtctttcaggacagtagaggtcctttctaggtgctgatccaccatctggtctggatacgtactggatccgggtgactgcagtgaccctctgatctggacacagactggatctggtggctacggtgaccttcacagactaatattagcgtagatgatttcgacaatgagtaggtcctgaaacctgttgtctaaccccaatagagttcagaatgtctataaatgctgatcccaatgcatctttttcattatcaacatggatattaaaattgcCAACAATTAAAACTTAGACTCGGAAATAAAATCAGTAAACTCTTTAAAAAAGTCTGTAGACagcagaagtgagagaaaagtgttgaaatattgataattttcTTACAAAAGCATATGGATTCACTGCAGGATGCCTTTATTCATGCTCTGGAAGCACGTTTTACTGATACACACTTTATTTAACgtgttttggactgttgaacagaaacaccAGCCCACTGCAATAATAGAGCTTAGAAGAGCCAGGACTATTATAATATACCTCTGATTTGGATTTTTCTGAAAGAAGGTAGTCATATGCACATAAGATGTCTTATGGGTGAGTATAAAgtggtttcattttcatttttgtgtgagctgtccctttaagtgTGTGCAGAAGTGTTGACTGTTGTGATGATGTTCTGAATGGAGCGTAGAGGAGAAGTTCTGAAAGGTTCTGCTTGTATTGAGGTCAGAGACCGTCCTGAAGATATTTGGCAATATGTTCCAAACATAAACAAGCAATATAGGTCCAGTGTGTCAAACATTAGATATTAAGGCGGACAGTGGTGAAGTATTTTTACTCTGCTTTAAAAGTGTCTGTACGTTATTGAGTGTTTTTTCTTTAGAAAACTTCTTCACAAAGCATAATATTGTactttttagattagattagattcaactttattgtcattgcacatgtaaggtaggAAGTGGAGTCCCTGTGATGCGTTGGCCGTTTTTAAGCACCCTCTGCAGTGCGTTGTGTGTCCACTACCAGACTGTGGTACACCTgttcaggatgctctcgatcgtaCACCGGTAAAGgttcaccaggatggtcctgAGGAAGAGGAGGTTCTGGGGAgtcttcttgaccaggctggaggtgttttcctccaagatggtggttcccaggaacttgcgAGACacattcaacaaccatcccgttaatgtggacgGGGTCacgcgtgcttcctttcttcttcctgttcACTATGTTTCATATTAAATCTTTTAATACTTAGTTACATCAAAAAATCTAGTGCTTTCTTTTACTTGACTACAATAAAGTATTACATTATGTTCATACATATTAAAGGTAAAAACTATTATTCATgaacaaaatacaattttatcaaaaaaaaaactgataaagtacagatacttttaAAATTTACTTCAATAAAGTTACAAAATACTTCACTACTTTCCACCTCTGCACACCGAGCACAGATAGAATAAATTATTTCAGTGATAATGGGAAAAAATAGTTAAACAATACTTAATCACAAAATACTGCTGATCGTAACAAAAATAATCAAGATGTCAAAAAGTTGAATCGGAAgtgatttttatttacaatgtaaacATTTCCCATAAAGAAACAGCGagtgaacaaaaataaatctgcTGGAaagtaaataacataaaatcccAATGTATTACGAAACACAAGATCACAAAACCTGCAGCATTAGCAGAGAATAATTATCTTCCATCTGATTGAGTTTTCAGAAGCAGGTGTTTAAGACTGACTCTTGGTGGAGAGAACAAGATCACTTTCACTTCCACATCAAACACTTTGTGATTGAAGAAGCCAGACGATCATCAGGTGTATGATGGGAAGACGGTCTTCACAGTTTCAGCTCAAGAGGCGAGGCCAAGCAGGAAGCCACCGATGAATCCACTCGAAACCACTatgtttttcttcacaaattCAGTGGCCTGAAAAAGAGAGGTTTATAACTGCTCTTTACCAGCAGAGGCACTGCTCCACGCAGAAAATCACCTCAGAGCAAACTAATATTATAACTCATCTATGCGATGGACTTCTGAAGCAAAGGAAATCTAAACTTGTGTAGTTCTATGATTGATCTAGTCATTTGAagttttgcagaaaacattgataCGATTATAAAGTGTTTTTACCTCCTCAATGAACGTGTTGATCTCAGGTGCAGCTTTACTGGTGTTTTTCTTCAGATGTCTCTTTGCTTTGTTAACATCTTTCTCCACTTTCTTCCAGTCGACTTGGACGTATCCGCTGTGATTGGCTATCTGCAAGACAGCGAACGCTTCAAGTCACTTTGTGCCACAATAACAAAGAACAGTGAATGGTTTATTGTTGAGCAGTTCTTGGTTCTGACCTGCAGCAGCAGAAATCCTCCTCCGACGGCCGTAGCTGTGATCTTCCCCACACGCTGGAACAGATACCCCACACACCTGCGCAGAACACACTCCATCaggactagatcacagacaccGACACACTCCGtcgggactagatcacagacacgacacactccattgggactagatcacagacacgacacactccgtcgggactagatcacagacacgacacactccgtcgggactagatcacagacacgaGACACTCCGtcgggactagatcacagacacgacacactgcatcgggactagatcacagacacgacacactccgtcgggactagatcacagacacgaCACACTGCATCaggactagatcacagacacaacacactccatcaggactagatcacagacacgacacactccgtcgggactagatcacagacaccGACACACTGCAtcgggactagatcacagacacaacacactccatcaggactagatcacagacacgacacactccgtcgggactagatcacagacaccGACACACTGCAtcgggactagatcacagacacgaGACACTCCGtcgggactagatcacagacacgacacactccgtcgggactagatcacagacaccGACACACTGCAtcgggactagatcacagacacaacacactccatcaggactagatcacagacacgacacactccgtcgggactagatcacagacacgacacactccgtcgggactagatcacagacacgaGACACTCCGtcgggactagatcacagacacaacacactccatcaggactagatcacagacacgacacactccatcaggactagatcacagacacgacacactccgtcgggactagatcacagacacgacacactccgtcgggactagatcacagacaccGACACACTGCAtcgggactagatcacagacacgaGACACTCCGTTgggactagatcacagacacaacacactccatcaggactagatcacagacacgacacactccatcaggactagatcacagacacaacacactccgtcgggactagatcacagacacgacacactccgtcgggactagatcacagacacgaGACACTCCGtcgggactagatcacagacacgaCACACCATCaggactagatcacagacacgacacactccatcaggactagatcacagacacgacacactccgtcgggactagatcacagacacgacacactccgtcgggactagatcacagacaccGACACACTGCAtcgggactagatcacagacacgaGACACTCCGtcgggactagatcacagacacaacacactccatcaggactagatcacagacacgacacactccatcaggactagatcacagacacgacacactgcatcgggactagatcacagacacgaGACACTCCGtcgggactagatcacagacacgacacactccatcgggactagatcacagacacaacacactccatcaggactagatcacagacacgacacactccgtcgggactagatcacagacacgaGACACTCCGtcgggactagatcacagacacaacacactccatcaggactagatcacagacacgaCACACTGCATCaggactagatcacagacacaacacactccatcaggactagatcacagacacgacacactgcatcgggactagatcacagacacgacacactccatcgggactagatcacagacacaacacactccatcaggactagatcacagacacgacacactccatcgggactagatcacagacaccGACACACTCCAtcgggactagatcacagacacgacacactccatcgggactagatcacagacacgacacactccatcgggactagatcacagacacactccatcgggactagatcacagacaccGACACACTGCAtcgggactagatcacagacacactccatcgggactagatcacagacacgacacactccgtcgggactagatcacagacacactccatcgggactagatcacagacaccGACACACTGCAtcgggactagatcacagacacgacacactgcatcgggactagatcacagacaccGACACACTGCAtcgggactagatcacagacacgacacactccatcgggactagatcacagacacgacacactccgtcgggactagatcacagacacgacacactccgtcgggactagatcacagacacgacacactccatcgggactagatcacagacaccGACACACTGCATCGGGATTAGATCACAGACACGACACACTCCGtcgggactagatcacagacacgacacactccatcgggactagatcacagacacgaCACATTCCATCGGGACTAGATCACTGACACGACACACTCCGtcgggactagatcacagacacgacacactccatcgggactagatcacagacacgaCACATTCCATCGGGACTAGATCACTGACACGACACACTCCGtcgggactagatcacagacacgacacactccatcgggactagatcacagacacgaCACATTCCATCGGGACTAGATCACTGACACGACACATTCCATCGGGACTAGATCACTGACACGACACACTCCGtcgggactagatcacagacacgacacactccatcgggactagatcacagacaccGACACACTCCGtcgggactagatcacagacacgacacactccatcgggactagatcacagacaccGACACACTCCGtcgggactagatcacagacaccGACACACTCCGtcgggactagatcacagacaccGACACACTCCGTCGAGACTAGATCACAGACACCGACACACTCCAtcgggactagatcacagacaccGACACACTCCGtcgggactagatcacagacaccGACACACTCCGtcgggactagatcacagacacgacacactccgtcgggactagatcacagacaccGACACACTCCGtcgggactagatcacagacacgacacactccatcgggactagatcacagacaccGACACACTCCGtcgggactagatcacagacacgacacactccatcgggactagatcacagacacgacacactccgtcgggactagatcacagacacgaCACACTCTGGAATGGATTCTGAGCTtagattttaacagcagatggtgCTCTA
This genomic stretch from Carassius gibelio isolate Cgi1373 ecotype wild population from Czech Republic chromosome B6, carGib1.2-hapl.c, whole genome shotgun sequence harbors:
- the LOC127959198 gene encoding FUN14 domain-containing protein 1 — protein: MAEQQESRAPDVEDEANEMLDLTACVRTQQWWSTVFGRSSGPIAHKHSVTTQILMGGAAGWCVGYLFQRVGKITATAVGGGFLLLQIANHSGYVQVDWKKVEKDVNKAKRHLKKNTSKAAPEINTFIEEATEFVKKNIVVSSGFIGGFLLGLAS